In one Bacillus spongiae genomic region, the following are encoded:
- the kynU gene encoding kynureninase: protein MKTPISYAVSLDEQDKLASFRNEFYLQPDTIYLDGNSLGLLSKRSEQAVLKVMESWKTLGIDGWTEGDYPWFYLSEFLGEKMTPLVGAKTTEVIVTASTTVNLHQLLSTFYKPVGKRTKILCDELNFPSDIYAIKSQLKQKGYDPQEHLVQVKSENGRFLKEEDIVQAMTDEVALIILPTVLYRSGQLLNIEYLTKEAHKRGILIGFDGCHSIGAIPHYFSKWDVDFAYWCTYKYLNSGPGGVGALYVNEKHHGIEPGLAGWFGSNKTVQFDMKHDFIPAETAGAFQIATPHILSAAPLIGALEIINEANIVKLREKSLSLTTYLMNLVKEELEEFSFTIGNPTTDHTRGGHISLEHEEAARICKALKAEGVIPDFRSPNVIRLAPVPLYCTYEDVYETIRLLKDIMVNKKYERYENKRNIIA from the coding sequence GTATGCAGTATCATTAGATGAACAAGACAAGCTGGCATCCTTTCGAAACGAATTTTATCTTCAACCGGATACCATTTATTTAGATGGCAATTCTCTTGGACTTTTATCGAAACGTTCAGAGCAAGCAGTATTAAAGGTGATGGAATCATGGAAAACATTAGGGATTGATGGATGGACGGAAGGCGATTATCCATGGTTTTATTTATCGGAGTTTTTAGGGGAGAAAATGACACCACTTGTTGGGGCAAAAACTACAGAGGTTATTGTAACCGCTTCCACAACAGTGAATCTTCATCAGCTATTGTCTACTTTTTATAAACCCGTTGGAAAAAGGACTAAAATTTTATGCGATGAGCTAAATTTCCCATCGGATATATATGCCATTAAAAGCCAGTTAAAGCAAAAAGGATATGACCCACAAGAACACCTCGTTCAAGTAAAAAGTGAGAACGGTCGATTTTTAAAGGAAGAGGATATTGTTCAGGCAATGACAGATGAGGTTGCTCTTATTATTTTACCAACTGTATTATATCGAAGTGGTCAGCTATTAAATATAGAATACTTAACAAAAGAGGCTCATAAACGTGGTATCCTAATAGGTTTTGATGGCTGTCACTCAATTGGTGCTATCCCACATTATTTTAGTAAGTGGGATGTTGACTTTGCTTATTGGTGCACATATAAATATTTAAATAGCGGACCAGGTGGAGTTGGCGCTTTATATGTGAATGAAAAGCATCATGGAATTGAGCCAGGGTTAGCGGGTTGGTTTGGTTCAAATAAGACGGTTCAGTTTGATATGAAGCATGATTTTATCCCAGCTGAGACAGCGGGCGCTTTTCAAATAGCGACGCCTCATATTTTAAGTGCTGCTCCTTTAATTGGTGCATTGGAGATTATAAATGAAGCAAATATTGTAAAGCTACGAGAGAAGTCATTATCGTTAACCACTTACTTAATGAACCTTGTTAAGGAAGAGTTAGAGGAGTTTTCGTTTACGATTGGAAATCCGACAACCGATCATACTAGAGGGGGGCATATTTCTCTAGAGCATGAAGAAGCAGCAAGAATTTGTAAAGCATTAAAAGCGGAAGGGGTTATTCCAGATTTTCGATCACCAAACGTTATTCGCTTAGCACCTGTACCACTTTATTGCACCTATGAGGATGTGTATGAAACCATTCGATTATTGAAGGACATTATGGTAAACAAAAAATATGAAAGGTACGAAAATAAGAGAAATATTATT